The Bifidobacterium asteroides genomic interval CCTGCGGCGAGCCATCTATGACCCGCTGGTCTACGCTTCCCTGCGCCAGGTCCTGGGCGGACGGGCCAAGTGGATCGTCTCCGGAGGCGCTCCCCTGGATCCTGAACTGTTGGGGTTCTTCCGTGGCGCCAATGTTCCGGTCTATGAGGGGTACGGCCTGACCGAGACCACCGCACCCTGCGCCTTCAACCCCCTGGGCACCCCCTACCACCGGGGCTCAGTGGGCATCCCCTTCCCGGGATTCACCATCCGCATCGCCTCGGACGGCGAGGTGCAGATCAAGGGCGTCTGCGTATTCCACCGCTACCACAAGAATGAGGAGGCCACTCGTGCATCCTTCACCGAGGACGGCTGGTACGCCACAGGCGACCTGGGCCGGCTCTCCCGCGACGGGTTCCTCTTCCTGACCGGGCGAAAGAAGGATTTGATCATCACAGCTGGCGGCAAGAACGTCTCCCCCAGGCCCATCGAGGAGGTCATCGAGCGCTCCGAGATCGTCTCCCAGGCCCTGGTTCTGGGCGACAAGCGTCCCTTCATCTCGGCCCTGGTCACCCTGAACGAGTCCGCCCTGCGGCCCTGGCTGGCATCCAAGGGACTGGATCGCAACATGTCCCTGCAGGAGGCGGCCCAGAACGCCGTGGTCCGGGCCGAGGTCCAGGAGTATGTGGACCGGGCCAACGAGGGCGTCTCCCGGGCCGAGTCAGTGCGCAAGTTCATCATCCTGCCCGAGGAGTTCACCCAGGACAACGGGCTGATGACACCATCCATGAAGGTGATCCGGCCCAAGGTCATCGAGCGCTACGCCGACCTTCTGAACACCCGGATGTACACAGCCAAGCGCACCCCGGCACCGCGCCGCTGAGTAGGATCAGAACCCCAGGCGCTCCAGCTGCTTGGGGTCGGTCTGCCAGTTGCGGGCCACCTTGACATGCAGATCCAGCCGGACCTTGCGACCCATGGTCCGGTTGATGGCGGTGCGCAGCTTCTTTTTCACCCGCACCAGGTGCTCGGCCCCCCGTCCAATGACGATGGGCTTCTGGGAGTCGCGCTCTACATAAATGCCGATGTGAACAGTGTCGCGCCCGCCCTCCGGATCCGGATCGATGGACTCCACGCGGACGGCCAGGGAGTGGGGCAACTCGTCGTTGAGCTCCTCCAGGTAGGCTCCGCGGACCAGCTCGGCGATCATGTCTTCGGGACGTTCCTCGGTCAGCTGGTCGTCAGGGTAGAGCTGAGGGCCCTCGGGCATGGCATCCATCAACACCTGGGCCACCTCGTCCACGTTGTCAGCTTCCAAGGCGCTGACCGGAACAATCTGGGAGAAGTCGGCGAAGGCGCCTATCTCCAGGAGCTTGTCCACCAATTGACCCTTGCTCAGCTGGTCAATCTTGGTCACCACGGCAATCAAAGGCTTTCGCCAGATCCACTTGCCGTCCTTGTCCTTGCGGGCGAACTCGGACCGCAGCCGGCTCAGAATGCGGCGATCGCCGGGGCCAATGGCCTGGTCGGCAGGCAGCAGGAATGCAATGGCATCCACATCGGACAGGGAGGCTTCCACAACGTCGTTGAGCCGCTGGCCCAAGAGGGTGCGCGGACGGTGGATGCCCGGTGTATCCACCAGGACCACCTGGGCCTCGGGACGGGTCATGATCCCCCGGATAGCCTTGCGGGTGGTCTCCGGCCGGGAGGAAGCTATGGCGATGGGTCGGCCAACCAGGGCGTTCATAAGGGTGGACTTGCCCACATTGGGTC includes:
- the era gene encoding GTPase Era, whose amino-acid sequence is MTKEEQSDAKAPAHRSGFVAVVGRPNVGKSTLMNALVGRPIAIASSRPETTRKAIRGIMTRPEAQVVLVDTPGIHRPRTLLGQRLNDVVEASLSDVDAIAFLLPADQAIGPGDRRILSRLRSEFARKDKDGKWIWRKPLIAVVTKIDQLSKGQLVDKLLEIGAFADFSQIVPVSALEADNVDEVAQVLMDAMPEGPQLYPDDQLTEERPEDMIAELVRGAYLEELNDELPHSLAVRVESIDPDPEGGRDTVHIGIYVERDSQKPIVIGRGAEHLVRVKKKLRTAINRTMGRKVRLDLHVKVARNWQTDPKQLERLGF